GACAGAATAAATGGTACTGCATCCCATCCCTTTAGTATTTTCTTTTCCATATCATTATTATCTAAATGAGATATTTGTTCTAATTCTCTTATCCATTTGCTGTAACAAGAGGAATCTAATTGTGTTGAGTTTATTTTCTTGTGATAAGTTTTTGCCTTCCTGAGGAACCACTTTGCAGAAATCCACGGATTTTCATCTCCGTTTTTCAAAAaccatagctttttaattttttttcttgacgTATGAGGGTTGTTTTTTACGTTGCcaactgtagtttctattggtgccatttttgggtacattagactatattgtaaaacttttataattttttaattaagatagcagggagagaaaacaaatCAATTCTGCCATCCATTTATGAGgttcttttacagcattaatcatgcagcataaatgacacaatacattttttctacgAGTTgatatgattacaatgataccacaattcttattttttttcctaatctctgcattcaaagtcctgtacctttttttatatttccatgaatgaagctctgtgagggcttattttttgcgagacaagctctagtttttattggttcaatTTTTAGGCACATACaactattttgatcacttttattgtgtttttggggaggcaaaataagcattttgcctcagttttttataggtctttttattgctttttgctgtgcaagataaaaatcatgttcaatttattggatATATTGTTATGGAtaagatgataccaaatatgtaggatttaaataaaaaaaataggctaaaatgggaaaaagcacaaaaaagtttttttttttttttttacatttttcttcttatttttatcttttctttACACTTGTTATGTCCCTGTAGGTGACTTATACAATAGtacctatgattgctatgataaaccAGGACTTCTGTTCTACAATGTtttatcgcttgtattagcaaTTGTAGGCACTGGCAAAGCAGGGcggctgtatctggcgtcctgttgctatggcaacccacctggctctctgcgattacatcacaAGAgtacgatgatgtcacagagggagtgtgctccctctgtgaaccctttacatgccgccatCTACATAGAGTACAGCAGGGGAGGGATTAACATCAGCGGTCCCTGTCCCGATGCACTCCGGCTGTTGCAGGGAGAGGCCGGCTATtggtgacagccgactcccgctacTGGAAAGCGCAGATCTCTTAGGATACTTGGCTATCTGTACGTCCTGTTGTGTTACgtacctccctgccaggacgtacagttacgccctgtggcggaAAGGGATACATTTTTTCTAATTATAATTCTCATATTTCTAGGACTTGCTGTTAGTAGATGCTGAAGAATGCTCTGATGGCATCTTTTCTACTTTTAAACACAGGGAAGGAATCTAACCGAAGTCACACAGTTCTTCATCTTGGGATTTCAAGCTGACAAATATGTAAGAATTATCTTGTTCTGTCTGTTCCTGGTGGTTTACTGTGGAACATTATGTGGGAACCTCCTGATTATCACCCTGGTGTCCACCAGCAAGACCCTCCAcactccaatgtacttcttcatctCACAACTGTCCATCAGTGACATCCTGTTATCCACAGATATTGTCCCCAACTTGCTCCACATCCTACTGAATAATGGAGGGACCATTACGTTTATTGGATGCATGACTCAATATTATTTCTTCTGTGCCTCAGAACTTTTTGAATGTTTTCTCCTCACAGTGATGTCTTATGACAGATATGTGGCCATATGTATTCCTCTCCGTTATGCTTCTATAATGTCAAGGACTTGTTGTGTGACATTTGCCATCATTGCTTGGTGCTTCAGTTTTTCCAGTGCAATGATTTTTTATGTCACAATATCAATGTTAAAATTTTGTGGTCCGAATGTTATTGAccattttttctgtgacataaatCCTCTGCTGGACATTGCCTGCTCTGATACCTTCATTGTTCACCTCGAAATCAGATTAATAGGTTCCCCTCTAGTAATCATCCCAACCATATTAATAATTACATCTTATGTCAAAATTATTGTTGCCATTTTAAGGATCCCATCCAGTACCGGTAGAcataaagccttctccacctgtagCTCTCACCTCATTGTGGTCTCTATATTTTACTGGACTATATTCAGTGTTTACATTATTCCAAAACAAGAGCAAACTTTGAATATTCACAAGATTCTATCATTACTCTATACTGTATTTACTCCTTTCATCAACCCCCTTATATACAGTCTAAGAAATAACTCTATAAAGAAAGCTgccaaaaacttaataaaatgtaatttgtTTCTATTATAAAGATCTGTAGAAAAATTGATCTTGTTACATCTAATGGACCCAATTTACTCCTTCTCTATGTGCACCTTAGTCACATGTTGGGTGTCATCGTATAGAATGGACTTGGGAGCTGAATACATCATGGGTGTTGGCTGTTTCTGATCGCAGATCGCAACAAATAATGTCGACTATTAGCAAAGGTTAATAACTTTCCACTTCTGTCTGTTCCTCGTGGTTTACTGTGGGACATTATGAGAGAATCTCCTGATCATCACCCTGGTGTCCACCAGCAAGAACCTCCACATGCCAATGTATCTCTTCATCTCACAGCTGTGACATCTTATTATCTACAGATATTGCCCCCAACATGTTCCACATCCTACTGAACAATGGAGGTACCATTACTTTTATTGGCTACATTacccaattttatttatttagtttctCAGAGATAGTTGAATGCCTTCATTTCACAGTGTTGTCTTATGACAGACATGTTGCCACCTGTAATCCCCTTCGTTCTGCTTTTATAATAACAAGGACTAGTTGTATGAAATTTGCCATTATTTGTCATGTTTTAGTTTTT
The nucleotide sequence above comes from Eleutherodactylus coqui strain aEleCoq1 chromosome 2, aEleCoq1.hap1, whole genome shotgun sequence. Encoded proteins:
- the LOC136610377 gene encoding olfactory receptor 1468-like → MVIKLLAGLFCNNPEIRGINAGLWRHKLGLFADDIILTLMDPLASLCVAYRTIQYYGKVSYNLNSSTKLKERFLHRGYPPKILDQAFDFTKKQDRATILKPRTKTLDNILRVIGTYDDVVPFMQNLLRKYWHILKDDPDIKDIIPDGRNLTEVTQFFILGFQADKYVRIILFCLFLVVYCGTLCGNLLIITLVSTSKTLHTPMYFFISQLSISDILLSTDIVPNLLHILLNNGGTITFIGCMTQYYFFCASELFECFLLTVMSYDRYVAICIPLRYASIMSRTCCVTFAIIAWCFSFSSAMIFYVTISMLKFCGPNVIDHFFCDINPLLDIACSDTFIVHLEIRLIGSPLVIIPTILIITSYVKIIVAILRIPSSTGRHKAFSTCSSHLIVVSIFYWTIFSVYIIPKQEQTLNIHKILSLLYTVFTPFINPLIYSLRNNSIKKAAKNLIKCNLFLL